One genomic window of Punica granatum isolate Tunisia-2019 chromosome 1, ASM765513v2, whole genome shotgun sequence includes the following:
- the LOC116216035 gene encoding formin-like protein 3, with product MASQARPWRRLPSMIRGPAPVPPPPTPAPAPAGPPPTAPVARPPVAAPAFRAASPPPPPPPREPTPPPPPQPQPQREPTPPPPPPPAAASPPPPRPAVPEPSAPPEPPTRGATVGSVPSSPVSRPAGAAWAPSSTSSLPPSPAPAQRTSPPAVTSPPVRSPRVSAPTSPVQTRNGVPSPSAPPPAPPPTTTAAAAATAMPVPSPKMESKRIMTPVPSPPKVIKPEAEVRTPPQSPKTRPVAPPPSPLALPPTQIKTMEAEQKTITMHQKVSDQNHKPNGGGEMPREPARDTRKHEHGNGIMDAHKKHHDKKHLDTEEAGVKVITIAGENKGAMMELLRSPKSGRFLHRIGKRSDGDESGSSSSSSREGKQKMKDKTLKSKAMLSPPMTAFMNSNVQGVNNSIVYDSSCTHHDPGVHLSFSRKPSSNGIHHVKDKDSAKGH from the coding sequence ATGGCAAGCCAAGCTAGGCCATGGCGTCGGTTGCCCTCAATGATTCGGGGCCCAGCCCCGGTCCCTCCACCGCCCACGCCTGCACCTGCACCTGCTGGGCCACCCCCAACCGCACCGGTGGCCCGTCCGCCTGTTGCTGCTCCCGCATTCAGGGCCGCAtctccacctccacctccacccCCACGAGAGCCCACTCCGCCTCCACCCCCTCAGCCTCAGCCTCAACGAGAGCCCACTCCGCCTCCACCCCCACCACCAGCTGCTgcttctcctcctccccctcgTCCTGCAGTTCCAGAACCATCAGCCCCACCTGAGCCTCCAACTCGGGGAGCAACCGTCGGGTCTGTTCCATCATCTCCAGTTTCGAGACCCGCTGGAGCAGCATGGGCCCCGAGTTCAACATCTTCATTGCCACCTTCTCCTGCTCCGGCTCAGCGGACATCGCCACCCGCAGTTACTAGTCCTCCAGTAAGGAGTCCTAGAGTTTCGGCTCCCACTTCACCAGTTCAGACTCGGAACGGGGTCCCATCTCCTTCCGCTCCTCCTCCTGCACCACCGCCGACTActactgctgctgctgctgctacaGCAATGCCAGTGCCAAGCCCGAAGATGGAGAGCAAGCGCATAATGACTCCTGTTCCATCTCCTCCTAAAGTCATTAAGCCTGAGGCCGAGGTCCGAACCCCTCCTCAGTCGCCCAAGACTAGGCCCGTGGCTCCACCGCCTTCCCCATTGGCCCTGCCCCCAACCCAAATAAAGACTATGGAAGCCGAGCAGAAGACAATTACAATGCATCAGAAAGTTTCTGATCAAAATCATAAGCCCAACGGAGGTGGAGAAATGCCGCGGGAACCAGCTAGGGACACTCGCAAGCATGAACATGGCAACGGCATTATGGATGCCCACAAGAAGCATCACGATAAGAAGCATTTGGATACAGAGGAGGCGGGCGTGAAGGTCATAACAATTGCAGGAGAGAACAAGGGCGCCATGATGGAGCTCCTCCGTTCCCCCAAGAGCGGGAGGTTTCTCCACAGGATAGGCAAGAGGAGCGATGGAGACGAATCGGGAAGCTCAAGCAGCAGCAGCCGTGAAGGCAAGCAAAAGATGAAGGACAAGACTCTCAAGTCGAAGGCGATGCTGTCCCCTCCAATGACTGCATTCATGAATAGCAACGTGCAAGGCGTCAACAATTCCATAGTCTATGACTCTTCCTGCACTCACCACGATCCGGGCGTCCACCTCTCCTTCTCCAGGAAGCCTTCATCCAATGGCATCCACCACGTCAAGGACAAGGACAGCGCCAAGGGTCACTAG